Proteins encoded by one window of Bactrocera oleae isolate idBacOlea1 chromosome 4, idBacOlea1, whole genome shotgun sequence:
- the LOC106627822 gene encoding solute carrier organic anion transporter family member 74D, whose amino-acid sequence MVELEKDAQDNGGDTYRENDVASRLLDNGNVKVENTNGVQSKEKQDLDTDPTMTEEINKLLRDMPLTDDLTCGFWIFKGRFFQRFANQTAYVLLYGIVGCVFSMTYAYFNGTITTIEKRFKIPSKNTGIISVGNDISQMMVSAVLSYYAGKGHRPRWIGFGLLTIVVFCLMTALPHLLYGPGDDALALTAEFGAQPAENATLEAIEKQGSKTLCRLNGGGAECEIGEGNLAPQLVLFVAQFISGIGGSLYYTLGVSYMDDNTKKSRTPVLLSLSYFLRMLGPAFGYALASFCLRVYIAPNLRPVINNKDPRWLGAWWLGWLVIGAMIFFSGIFLTMFPKQLPRAMARRMVEEERRKRFSLKENAENGIKEPTEKQKLTAEMEEKPSEDAKASFWDMLTTFKRLIRNKTLMCNNFSSVFYLFGYTPYWIFTPKYIEIQYRQSAATSSLVTGTVALAFSAAGILLSGFVISHYKPRARYMAAWNVIVGFLTVAGILAYAFIGCPGNEQSVIVNIHDSALNSTPTCNSVCHCDYVRYSPVCGENNMTYISPCHAGCKKQYKTASGRKIYYDCSCIPNDRRLTVMDLKSKELEVDENFTTTVMPDELSSTTVASTLPTTLSTTPDVLLGGQAITGACPVNCFAQFVTFLSVMCCLKFVGATGRASNFLVSVRCVSEKDKTAAMGFGMMMMSMLAFIPSPIFFGWVLDRLCLVWGKTCTNKGNCWLYDPESLRYTLNITASVFVAIGALFDWGVWYYVKDLKIFDEEVKDFEMKVVQHEEEVNSIKDLEA is encoded by the exons ATGGTTGAGCTTGAGAAGGATGCACAGGACAATGGTGGTGATACTTATCGTGAAAATGATGTCGCTTCGCGTTTGCTCGATAATGGCAACGTCAAAGTTGAAAACACAAATGGTGTACAAAGTAAAGAAAAACAGGATCTGGATACGGATCCAACAATGACcgaagaaattaataaattattaagagATATGCCATTAACGGATGATTTGACCTGCGGTTTTTGGATATTTAAAGGACGCTTCTTTCAAAG ATTTGCGAATCAAACGGCCTATGTGTTACTCTATGGCATTGTGGGTTGTGTTTTCTCAATGACATATGCCTACTTCAATGGCACCATCACAACCATTGAGAAGCGCTTTAAAATACCATCGAAAAATACCGGTATCATATCGGTGGGTAATGATATTAGTCAAATGATGGTATCAGCGGTGCTTAGTTATTATGCGGGTAAAGGACATCGACCGCGTTGGATAGGATTTG GTCTCTTAACAATTGTGGTCTTCTGTTTAATGACTGCATTGCCGCATCTACTTTATGGACCTGGTGATGATGCGCTGGCGTTAACTGCAGAGTTTGGTGCACAACCCGCCGAAAATGCGACCCTGGAAGCGATTGAAAAACAAGGCTCGAAGACATTATGTCGCCTGAATGGCGGTGGTGCTGAGTGTGAGATAGGTGAAGGTAATTTAGCTCCACAACTGGTACTGTTCGTTGCACAATTCATCTCTGGGATTGGTGGATCTCTATACTATACTTTGGGTGTTTCATATATGGATGATAATACAAAGAAGTCGCGTACACCAGTTTTGCTCA GCTTATCCTACTTTCTACGCATGTTAGGACCAGCATTCGGCTATGCGCTTGCCTCCTTCTGCCTACGCGTCTATATCGCGCCAAATTTGCGACcggttattaataataaagatCCACGTTGGTTGGGCGCTTGGTGGTTGGGTTGGCTGGTCATTGGTGCTATGATATTTTTTTCGGGTATCTTCCTTACAATGTTCCCAAAGCAATTACCACGTGCTATGGCAAGACGTATGGTCGAAGAGGAGCGTCGTAAGCGTTTTTCATTGAAGGAAAATGCAGAAAATGGCATCAAAGAACCAACAGAGAAGCAAAAATTGACCGCAGAAATGGAGGAGAAACCGAGTGAGGACGCCAAAGCTTCGTTTTGGGATATGTTGACGACTTTCAAGCGACTTATAAGAAATAAAACCTTGATGTGTAATAATTTCTCATCGGTTTTCTATCTGTTCGGCTATACACCATATTGGATATTTACAccgaaatatattgaaatacaaTATCGGCAATCTGCAGCGACTTCAAG TTTGGTGACTGGTACAGTTGCGTTGGCTTTCTCCGCAGCAGGTATTTTGCTATCGGGCTTTGTAATATCACACTATAAGCCCCGAGCACGCTATATGGCCGCCTGGAATGTGATTGTGGGTTTCTTGACCGTAGCTGGTATCCTGGCATATGCATTTATCGGCTGCCCTGGTAATGAACAATCGGTTATCGTCAATATACATGACAG CGCTTTGAATAGCACACCTACCTGTAATTCTGTATGCCATTGTGATTATGTGCGCTACTCACCAGTATGCGGAGAGAACAATATGACTTATATCTCGCCATGTCATGCGGGTTGTAAGAAGCAATACAAAACTGCCAGTGGAAGAAAg ATTTACTATGATTGCTCTTGTATACCGAATGACAGACGTCTCACCGTTATGGATTTAAAATCAAAGGAATTAGAGGTTGATGAGAATTTCACTACAACGGTAATGCCCGACGAGTTGTCCAGCACAACAGTGGCGTCGACTCTACCTACAACGCTGAGCACGACACCTGAT GTTCTACTTGGCGGTCAGGCTATAACCGGTGCCTGCCCGGTAAACTGTTTCGCTCAATTCGTCACTTTCCTATCGGTGATGTGTTGTTTGAAATTTGTCGGCGCTACTGGGCGCGCTTCGAACTTTTTGGTGTCTGTACGTTGTGTTTCTGAAAAGGACAAAACGGCTGCAATGGGTTTCGGCATGATGATGATGTCGATGTTAGCATTTATACCCAGTCCGATCTTCTTTGGTTGGGTGCTCGATCGTCTTTGCCTGGTGTGGGGTAAAACGTGTACGAACAAGGGCAATTGCTGGCTTTATGATCCTGAATCGCTAAG ATACACTCTCAATATAACCGCTTCGGTATTTGTTGCTATAGGCGCTCTGTTCGATTGGGGTGTTTGGTATTATGTAAAAGATCTGAAAATCTTCGACGAAGAGGTGAAAGATTTCGAAATGAAAGTTGTACAGCATGAGGAAGAAGTGAATTCAATAAAAGATTTGGAAGCATAA